The DNA segment TCCTCGAAGTATCAAGCCGCTGGGACATCGCTCGGATTTGAAGGCGCGGGCAGTCAATCCGATCTAGCAGACCGCCGGGCATAGGTTACTTCGGCCGCTTCGGTCTGAATTCATGCGGTCGACCGGCCCACGTCCGCCGGATGGAGCGAGGACGAGATCGGCCATGGGTTCGAGCAGTTCTTGATGGCCCGATCAAGATGAAGAAGTGGGGGCTGAAGGGCGGGGCGTAGTTGCGACGCCATCGAGAAGCTGTTCATCGTGCGTGTGAACCGATGCATGCCCTTCCGGGTCCAGCTCGTCGAAGTAGGCCGCGACCCGCTCACGCGCCTCTTCGACGTGGGCCTCGAGCCGCCTGGATGCGAACTCAGGATCCCCGGTCTCGATCGCCTCGAGCAGTGCCTGGTGCTGGTCGGCGCTCGTTGCGAGCATCGGGTACGGAAGCTCATCGAAGTCGAGCAGCGTCTGGATCGCAGGAACATGTCGGACGAAGATCGCATGCAATCGGCGGTTCCCGCTTAGGGCGCATAGCCTTTCGTGGAATTGCAGATCGGCGCGGCGAACCGCCGGCACATCGGCGGTCAGTGCGGCGGTGCGAATCTCATCGACCGCGGCGCGAAGCTCCGCGACAGCCATGCGATCTCCACGAGTGGCCAGCAGGCGAGCAGCACGGCCCTCGATGGCAGCGCGGACATCGTAGATCTCGCGCACGTCGTTCCGGTTGAGGGTGACGACGAAAGCCCCCCGTCGCGGTTCCTCTTCGATGAGACCCTCGCCGACCAGAGTCTTGAACGCCTCGCGGACCGTGCCTCGACTTACTCCGAGTCGGGAGGCGAGCTTCGCCTCGATCAGATGGGTGCCGCGCCGAATGCTGCCAGAAAGGATCTGTTCGCGAAGGATGGCCGAGGCATCCTCGGCCAGCTTCCTCGGCGCCGCAAGAGGCGATAGATCCGGGAGGCCATAGTCTTCATCGCGCGGTGTCCTCCCGTCGCTGCCGCTGTAGGACGCGTCTCTGATCGGCATCGGTTCTCGGTTCCCCTACCTCGGCGCCGTCGGGCTCACTCGACGTCTCGGGTCGGGTGGCAGTGGGCGTGCTGTCGCCCAGGTCGGTCGACAGTCTACCATCCGGTAGCGCCCGGTTAACAGCACCCTTTCGATTTCATGAACAACGGATGTCACATGGTCCAGAACGTTGTCGCCGTGTGCGGATCTAACGACGGAAGACGCAGACGCTGGCGCTCGACAGCGGCGATCAGTCGCGAGTCGGCGTGACCCGTGCTCACGCCCCAGAGATGGTTGACGAGGTCGGTCAGCTGCGGCGTCGCGACTCGCGCATGCACGCCCGCACCCACCGGCAATCAGGACCGCATCGAGGTCGCCCTGCGAGTGCGCCGCTCGCGATCCGGTCGGGTTCGTCGATGGTACACTGTCGACCGTTGACTGACCCTTCGACCTCACACGGCGTGACCCACATCCGGCTCCGGGGTCGGCTGACCCGCGCCGACCGCCAGCAGGACCATTACACGCTCCTCGCGTTCGACGTCCGACCCGGCGTCGCCGCAATCCGGGTGACCCTCGATCACGATCCACCTGGAGACGCCGAGGATCCGACCCACGGGGCAGTCCTCGACCTCGGCCTGATCGGTCCGCCCCCGGAAGGCCTCGGGCCGCCGCCTTTCCGCGGCTGGAGCGGGAGCGAACGGCGGACGATCGTAGTTGGCAAACGCTGGGCAACGCCCGGCTACCGGCCCGGGCCGATCGAAGCGGGTCGTTGGCACGTCGTTCTCGGCCTCTATGGGATCCCGGTCGGCGGGTGCGAATACCGCGTCGACGTGGAGTTGCTCGACCTTGAATCGGCGGACCGAAGTGGCGCTCGCCTCGCACCAGACCCTAGCGTGGTTGAACCGACCGCGGCCACCGCGCACCGGCTTCCATCGAGGTCCAAGGTTCCACGCTGGATCGCCTGCGACCTGCATGCGCATTCGCTCCACAGCGACGGCGCGGAGGAGATCGCGACGGTGGCTGCGATCGCTCGGCTTGCCGGCCTCGAGGTCCTGTTCATCACGGACCACAACACGGACAGTCATGTCGCGGAGCTCGAGGCGTGCAGTGCCGCCGCTGGGCTCGTCCTGCTTGCGGGCGAGGAAGTAACGACCTACGGCGGCCACTTCAACGCACTCGGGATCCGCGGCTGGGTGGAGTTCCGACACACCAGCGCGGACCAAGTCCGCTCCTCCATCGACGCGATCCACGCTCAAGGTGGCTTGGCCTCGGTCAATCACCCCGAGAGTCGCGGTAGTCCGTGGACGTACGGGCCAGAACTTCCGTTCGATCTCGTCGAGGTCTGGAATGGACCGTGGCGCTCGGAGAACGCCGCCGCGCTCGAGTGGTGGGTGGTGCTCCTCGGTTCCGGGCGGCGGGTCACGGCCGTCGGCGGAAGCGACATGCACTCGACCGACCGACGGGGCCAGCCGGTCGGAACGCCGATCACCTGGGTCCTGGCCACAGCGACTGGTCGGGATGCGGTCCTGGACGGCCTGCGAGAGGGCCGGGTCATCGTTACCCGAGACGCGTCGGTCGCCCTTCCTGCCCTGCGGGTCATCGACCGGTCGGGGCAGGGCGCCGACATCGGGGCGACGCTCCCGGTCCGCAGCCCCATCGACGTGGTGTGGCAAGCCGACCACCAGGCCGGCCGGCGGCTCGAGATCCTGTCCCGCAGGGGTCAGGTCCTGAGCGCGGATCTTGGCTCCGATCGGGCGGCCGGTAGGGTCCGGCTCGACCGGCGAGCGGCGCTGGCGTCTGGCCATGTGCGGATCGAGATCCGCGACGATGAGGGCCCAATCGCATTCACTAATCCTGTCTTCCTGGAGGAATCCTGATGTCGATCGAGACAGGCGTCGCCTATTTCGACGCCCGCGCCAAGCGTCACTGGGAGCGGGATCTCGACGACATGGCGGCGACTGGGTTCAGCTACGTCGTCCACTGCGTCTCCGAGTTCGACCTGCGCTGGCAGAAAGAGTCCGTGCGCCGACTTGTCGCCGCCACGAAAGAGCGCGGGATGGGAGTATGGCTCGACCCATGGGGTGTCGGCGAGGTCTTCGGAGGCGAACCGTTCAGCCGGTTTGGCGCGTTCCACCCGGAGGCTCGACAGATCCGCTCCGACGGCGCGGCGACGAGCCACGCTTGCCTGAATCAACCGGTATTCCGTGACTTCGTTCGCGCCTGGGTGGATGACGTCGCCGACCTCGGCGGAGACGTCATCTTCTGGGACGAACCGACCTGGAGCATCGACGGGGTGACCGGGAACTGGTGCTGTCGGTGCGACCGATGCCGGGCCCTGTTCCAGGATCGGACCGGGGCCGAGCTGCCGGTAGAGTTGACCCCCGAGGTCCGCGAGTTCCACGAATGGTCGATGGCTGAGCTCCTGAGCGCCTCCTGCGAGTACGCCCGGTCGCGCGGCTTCCGCAACGCGATCTGTATCATGCCTCCCGAAGCCTCGAACCCGGGCTTCACCGACTGGGACGTGGCAGCGTCGATCCGCGGGCTCGACATCTTCGGGACCGATCCGTACTGGTACTCGTTCCGGGGCGATGCCGCCGAATACGTCGCCCGGCATGCTCGACAGACCGTCGAGGTCGCCGAGCGGCACGGCCTCGACCATCACGTCTGGATCCAGGCGTTCGAGGTGCCGAGCGGCCGCGAAGAGGAGATCGCGATCGCTGTCGATGCCGCAGTCGGTGCGGGTGCCCGCAACCTTGCGGTCTGGTCGTACGACGGGTGCTCCGCCATGTCCACCTGCGAGTGCGAACGCCCGGAGCTCGCCTGGGACGTTGTGCGGCGCTCGTTTCGCGGCCTGCGATGACCGCGATCCGGCTCCGGCCCTACTCGGCGGCTGCCGCGCCGCACATCGTCGCCTTGTGGGGCTTGGCCGTCGGCGATCCCTTCCCGCTCCGGGAGCCCGTCCTGCGCCAGTGCCTCGAGGGCAACCCGAGCGCTCGACTCGAAGACGCCGTGCTCGCCTGGGAGGGAGATCGACTTATCGGCTTCGGGTACGCCGGTCTCCACCGCCTGGCGGACCAGGAAACATCGGGTTTCCGCGCCCGCGGTCAGATCCACGCCGTCGTGGTCGATCCCGCTCGTCGTCGCCGCGGCATCGGACGGCGGATCGCGGGCGCGCTCGGGAAGCAGATAGCGGCCAACGGGGTCGACGTGGTCGAGGCGTCCGGCGGGATGTTCTACCTCTGGCCGGGTATCCCCGAGGATCTGCCCGGAGCGCTCGAGTTCGCCTCGGCCGTCGGCTTCGAGCTCGGCGACCGGTCGTGGGATCTGCGTGGGGACGTGACCGATCTGCGGATCGACCCAACGGCGAAGGACGTCCTCCAGGCGGCCGGTGCGGCGGTCGCGCCGGCAACCACCGACGATCGCGCCGCCATGCTCGGCTTCCTGTTCGCCGAGTTCGGCGGAGAGTGGTGGCACGAAACCCGCTGGTTCCTCGACCAGGGCGGCGACCCCACGGAACTGCTCCTCCTGCGCCAGACCGGTGGCCGGATCGTCGGGTTAGCCAGGATCCACGGCCCGGCGACGCGACCGATCGGGCCGCCCCATTTCTGGGCGGCCCGGCGCCCACTCAGGGCCGGCGGACTCGGGCCGATCGGGGTCGCGGCGGAGCTCCGTGGCCGTGGCCTTGGCCGCGCGCTGCTCGTGGCCGCCCTCGACGCGCTCCGTCGCCGCGGCCTGACCGACGTGGTGATCGACTTCACGTCCCTCCTCGGGTACTACGGTCCCCATGGCTTCAGGCCGTGGATCTCCTACCGCCATGCCCTCGCTCCGGTCGGACGGTTGGGCGGGTCAGGTTCCTCCGACCGATAGAGGGAGGCGATCACGTGACGGCTGCGGCGGCGTACCTGCGCCGGACGATCGAGGTTCTCGAGGTGATGGCCCGCGACGAGGAGGCCCAGATCGAGGCGGCGTCGGCCCGCGTCGCCGAGGCGATCAGCAGAGGTCGGCGCGTCTATGTCGCTGCCACCAGCCACGTCCTTCACACCGAGCTCTACCTGCGTGCTGGTGGCATGGCCGCAGTCCATCCGCTGGGCGAGACACCCGACCT comes from the Chloroflexota bacterium genome and includes:
- a CDS encoding GntR family transcriptional regulator; protein product: MPIRDASYSGSDGRTPRDEDYGLPDLSPLAAPRKLAEDASAILREQILSGSIRRGTHLIEAKLASRLGVSRGTVREAFKTLVGEGLIEEEPRRGAFVVTLNRNDVREIYDVRAAIEGRAARLLATRGDRMAVAELRAAVDEIRTAALTADVPAVRRADLQFHERLCALSGNRRLHAIFVRHVPAIQTLLDFDELPYPMLATSADQHQALLEAIETGDPEFASRRLEAHVEEARERVAAYFDELDPEGHASVHTHDEQLLDGVATTPRPSAPTSSS
- a CDS encoding PHP domain-containing protein, with the translated sequence MTDPSTSHGVTHIRLRGRLTRADRQQDHYTLLAFDVRPGVAAIRVTLDHDPPGDAEDPTHGAVLDLGLIGPPPEGLGPPPFRGWSGSERRTIVVGKRWATPGYRPGPIEAGRWHVVLGLYGIPVGGCEYRVDVELLDLESADRSGARLAPDPSVVEPTAATAHRLPSRSKVPRWIACDLHAHSLHSDGAEEIATVAAIARLAGLEVLFITDHNTDSHVAELEACSAAAGLVLLAGEEVTTYGGHFNALGIRGWVEFRHTSADQVRSSIDAIHAQGGLASVNHPESRGSPWTYGPELPFDLVEVWNGPWRSENAAALEWWVVLLGSGRRVTAVGGSDMHSTDRRGQPVGTPITWVLATATGRDAVLDGLREGRVIVTRDASVALPALRVIDRSGQGADIGATLPVRSPIDVVWQADHQAGRRLEILSRRGQVLSADLGSDRAAGRVRLDRRAALASGHVRIEIRDDEGPIAFTNPVFLEES
- a CDS encoding GNAT family N-acetyltransferase gives rise to the protein MTAIRLRPYSAAAAPHIVALWGLAVGDPFPLREPVLRQCLEGNPSARLEDAVLAWEGDRLIGFGYAGLHRLADQETSGFRARGQIHAVVVDPARRRRGIGRRIAGALGKQIAANGVDVVEASGGMFYLWPGIPEDLPGALEFASAVGFELGDRSWDLRGDVTDLRIDPTAKDVLQAAGAAVAPATTDDRAAMLGFLFAEFGGEWWHETRWFLDQGGDPTELLLLRQTGGRIVGLARIHGPATRPIGPPHFWAARRPLRAGGLGPIGVAAELRGRGLGRALLVAALDALRRRGLTDVVIDFTSLLGYYGPHGFRPWISYRHALAPVGRLGGSGSSDR